The DNA sequence CTGCAACTCCGACGCGATCGACAATTCGGGCGGCGTCAACTGCTCCGACGTCGAGGTCAACATCAAGATCGCTCTGGCGTCGGCAATGCGCAAGGGATCGCTGACGCGGCCGGCGCGCAACAAGCTGCTGGCCGAGATGACCGACGAGGTCGGCGGGCTGGTGCTGTCCAACAACTACCAGCAGACGCTGGCGCTTTCGATCGCCCGCAAGCGCGGCCTCGCCGACATTGCGCATCAGAGCCGCTTCATGACGGCGCTGGAAGCACGTGGCCTGCTCGATCGTGTCGTGGAAACACTGCCGTCGCCGGCAGCGCTTGCCGAGCGCGAGGCGCGCGGCGAGCCGTTGACCCGGGCCGAGCTCGGCGTGCTGCTCGCCTATGCCAAGATCGTGCTGTTTTCCGACATCGTCGCCAGCGACGTGCCTGACGATGCGCATTTCGACCGCGACCTGATGGGTTATTTCCCGGACCGGATGGCGAAGAAATACGCTTCCGAGATCCATGGCCACCGGTTGCGCCGCGAGATCATCGCGCGTGTCGTCGCCAACGATCTGGTCAATCGCGGCGGGCCGTCCTTCGTCAACCGGCTGCAGGAGGCGACGGGGCGCACTGCGGCAGATGTAGTGCGCACCTTCGCCGTGGTGCGCGATGGCTTTGCGCTGCCCGCGCTCTATCGCGAGATCGACGCGCTCGACAACCAGATCGACGGCCAGGTGCAACTCGATCTCTATCAGATGGTGAGCCGGCTTATCTATATGAGCAGCGGCTGGTACCTGAAGAACGATGCCGGCACGGCACCGCTCGGCCAGCGCATCGCCGAACTGCAGGATGCGCGCAAGGCGCTGGAGCCCAAGCTCGTTTCGCTGCTGCCGGCTTTTTCGCGCGAGCGGATCGAGGAGAAGCGGCACGGGCTGTTCAAGGCGGGCGCACCGGAAAAGCTGGCCGAGCAGCTGGCGATGAGCGAGGCGGCGGAGCTCATCCCGGACGTCGCGCTGACGGCCCGCACCGCCGGTGCCGATATCGTCGCGGCGGCCAAGGCGTTCTTCGCCGTCAGCGATGCCTTCCGCATCCCGCGCGTCGAGGATGCGGCGCGCTCGATCACGCCATCGGACTATTATGACCAGCTCGCTCTGTCCCGCGCCACCGACACGATCGGCGCGGCGCGGCGCGGCATCGCTATCGCCGCGCTTACCGGCCATGCCGAGGCGGCCGATCCGGTGGCGGCCTGGCTCGAAGCCGGTGGCGAGCGGGTGGCGCGCATCCGCGAACGGCTGCAGGCGTTGACGGAGGGCGGCGACATCACCGTGTCGCGGCTGTCGGTTGCGTCGGGGCTGATGAGCGATCTGACGGGCATGTGAGCCAGCGGTTGTCCGTTTGCATGATCATTCGAAACATGCAGACATGGCGCCCGAAATGGGCGGAGCGGACGCCGGGGGAATCACTATGGCGGTAGAGACAGTGCAGCGGGCATCCGGGCGCGGCATCTGGGGGTGGATGTTCTTCGACTGGGCGGCGCAGCCGTTCTTCACGGTCGTCACCACCTTCATCTTCGGCCCCTATTTCGTTTCGCGCATGGCGGGCGATCCAACCACTGGCCAGGCCGTCTGGGGTTATGGCATCGCCGCGGCCGGGCTGGTCATCGCGGTGCTATCGCCGATCCTCGGATCGATCGCCGACCAGACCGGGCCCCGCAAGCCGTGGATCGCGTTTTTCGCGGCGATCAAGATCACCAGTCTCACCTTGCTCTGGTTCGCCGCGCCGGGTTCCAACCTGTTCCTGGTCGTGGCGCTGTTCTCGCTGGCCTCGGTGGCAGCGGAGTTCTCCACTGTCTTCAACGATTCCATGATGCCGCGGCTGGTGCCGAAGAGCGAGATCGGCCGCATCTCCAACGTGGCCTGGGGCCTCGGTTATCTCGGCGGCATGATCGCACTGATCTTCGTCGTCACCTGCCTGGCCGGCTCGCCGGAGACCGGCAAGACGATCATCGGCATCACCCCGCTGTTCGGGCTCGATCCGCAGCTGGGCGAGGATGCTCGCGCCACAGGGCCGCTGTCGGCCGGCTGGTATTTCCTGTTCATCCTGCCGATGTTTTTCTTTACGCCCGACGCCATCAAGGGCATCCCGGTCGGGCCGGCGGTGCGCGAGGGCCTGTCGGAGCTGAAATCGACGCTGGCCGAGGTGCGCAAGCGCGGCGGCATCTTCCGCTTTCTCGTCGCCCGCATGATCTACCAGGATGGCGTCAATGCCTTGCTGGCGCTGGGCGGCACCTTCGCGGCGGGCATGTTCCACTGGTCGATCACCGAGATCGGGATGTTCGGCATCATCCTCAATATCGTCGCCATCTTTGGCTGCTGGGTCGCCGCCCGCCTGGACACCGCGCTGGGCTCCAAGGCGGTGGTGATGATTTCGCTGGTCATGCTGTCCATCGCCACTATCGGCGTGGTCTCGACCGGGCCTGGATTCACGCTGCTCGGCCTGATCCAGCTTTCGACCTCCGATTCAGGCGGCCTGTTCGGTACGGCGGCCGAAAAGGCCTACATCATCTACGGCCTGCTGATCGGCCTGGCCTTCGGGCCGGTGCAGGCCTCGTCGCGCTCCTACATGGCGCGCAGCGTGACCGCAGCCGAATCCGGTCGCTATTTCGGCATCTATGCGCTGGCCGGTCGGGCGACCAGTTTCCTGGCACCGTTCATGGTGGCGACGATTACCGCCACCAGCGGCTCGGCCCGGCTTGGCATGGCGGCGATTATTTTGTTCCTGGCCATCGGCATGGCGATCCTGGTTCGCACGCCATATCCGGCGGATCGGCCGGAGTAGATGCTTCGATATTCACCCCACTGGCCGCCGAGCGGCAGGTTAGTGCCGGAAATGCCGTACGCCGGTGAAGACCATGGCAATGCCGTGTTCGTCGGCGGCGGCGATGACATCGTCGTCGCGCATCGAACCGCCCGGCTGGATCACGGCGGTGGCACCGGCTTCGATGGCCGACAGCAGGCCGTCGGCGAAGGGGAAGAAGGCATCCGAAGCGACCACCGAGCCCTTGGTCAACGGCTCGGCCATGCCTGCCGTCTCCGCTGCGTCGATCGCCTTGCGCGCGGCGATGCGCGAAGAATCGACCCGGCTCATCTGGCCGGCGCCGATGCCGACCGTGGCGCCGTCCTTGGCGTAGACGATGGCGTTCGACTTGACGTGCTTGGCGACGCGGAAGGCGAATTTGAGATCGGCCATTTCAGCCGGCGTCGGCGCGCGCTTCGTTACCACCTTCAGGTCGAGGTCGTCGACCACGGCATTGTCGCGGCCTTGGACCAGCAGGCCGCCTGAAAC is a window from the Mesorhizobium australicum WSM2073 genome containing:
- a CDS encoding MFS transporter, which codes for MAVETVQRASGRGIWGWMFFDWAAQPFFTVVTTFIFGPYFVSRMAGDPTTGQAVWGYGIAAAGLVIAVLSPILGSIADQTGPRKPWIAFFAAIKITSLTLLWFAAPGSNLFLVVALFSLASVAAEFSTVFNDSMMPRLVPKSEIGRISNVAWGLGYLGGMIALIFVVTCLAGSPETGKTIIGITPLFGLDPQLGEDARATGPLSAGWYFLFILPMFFFTPDAIKGIPVGPAVREGLSELKSTLAEVRKRGGIFRFLVARMIYQDGVNALLALGGTFAAGMFHWSITEIGMFGIILNIVAIFGCWVAARLDTALGSKAVVMISLVMLSIATIGVVSTGPGFTLLGLIQLSTSDSGGLFGTAAEKAYIIYGLLIGLAFGPVQASSRSYMARSVTAAESGRYFGIYALAGRATSFLAPFMVATITATSGSARLGMAAIILFLAIGMAILVRTPYPADRPE